From the genome of Flavobacterium luteolum, one region includes:
- a CDS encoding formylglycine-generating enzyme family protein, with product MKKYIFILTIFFSVFSVMKAQEKGMAFIKEGSYIPLYGTVSQKPVTVKSFYIDIYPVTNSEFLEFIKRNPSYQKSKIKGIFADKSYLSYWTNDFDFGNAKPKSPVTSVSWFAAKKYCECQGKRLATMDEWEYVAMADTKKIDARTKKEFNEYILSWYEKSRTYENEIGKTFKNYWGVYDMHGLVWEWTSDFNSIFLSGESRKDKSTDKNLFCGSGSVNASDLMDYAAFMRYAFRGSLKAQYSTRNLGFRCASSTKPKI from the coding sequence ATGAAAAAATACATTTTCATACTAACTATCTTTTTCTCTGTGTTTAGTGTCATGAAGGCGCAAGAAAAAGGAATGGCTTTCATAAAAGAGGGATCTTATATCCCTCTTTATGGAACTGTTTCTCAAAAACCTGTTACGGTAAAATCTTTCTATATTGACATTTATCCTGTAACAAATAGTGAGTTTTTAGAATTTATCAAAAGAAATCCTTCTTATCAAAAATCAAAAATTAAAGGAATTTTTGCCGATAAAAGTTATTTGTCTTACTGGACAAACGATTTTGATTTTGGAAATGCAAAACCAAAATCGCCCGTAACAAGTGTTTCTTGGTTTGCTGCAAAAAAATACTGCGAATGTCAAGGAAAACGTTTGGCAACAATGGACGAATGGGAATATGTGGCAATGGCAGACACAAAAAAAATAGATGCTAGAACCAAAAAAGAATTCAACGAATACATTTTGTCTTGGTACGAGAAATCAAGAACTTATGAAAACGAGATAGGAAAAACGTTCAAAAACTATTGGGGAGTGTATGACATGCATGGTTTAGTTTGGGAATGGACATCTGATTTCAATAGTATTTTTTTATCAGGAGAATCTAGAAAAGACAAAAGCACTGACAAAAATCTTTTCTGCGGAAGCGGATCAGTTAATGCTTCCGATTTAATGGATTATGCCGCTTTTATGCGCTATGCATTCCGAGGAAGCTTGAAAGCGCAATATTCAACACGAAATCTTGGGTTTAGATGCGCCAGTTCAACAAAACCGAAAATCTAA
- a CDS encoding RrF2 family transcriptional regulator, whose protein sequence is MFSKACEYGIRASIFIATKSSKGIRVGIKDVAKEIDSPEPFTAKIMQVLTKSGIIHSTKGVGGGFEVSPEASKKIKLIQIVDAIDGNKIYSGCGIGLKECSEEHPCPVHHEFKKIRGLLLEMLKNTTLEQLASDVKSGDFFLKATNANN, encoded by the coding sequence ATGTTTTCAAAAGCGTGTGAGTACGGAATAAGAGCTTCAATATTTATTGCAACCAAATCTTCTAAAGGGATTAGGGTTGGAATAAAAGATGTTGCTAAAGAAATTGATTCGCCAGAACCATTTACAGCCAAGATTATGCAGGTTTTAACCAAAAGCGGCATAATTCATTCAACAAAAGGAGTTGGGGGCGGATTTGAAGTTTCGCCAGAAGCATCGAAAAAAATAAAGTTAATTCAGATTGTAGATGCTATTGACGGAAATAAAATATACAGCGGTTGTGGAATAGGATTGAAAGAATGCTCGGAAGAACATCCTTGTCCCGTTCATCATGAGTTCAAGAAAATAAGAGGGCTGCTGTTAGAAATGCTTAAAAACACAACTCTGGAACAGCTAGCTTCTGATGTAAAATCGGGAGATTTCTTTCTTAAAGCGACAAATGCGAACAATTAA
- the ric gene encoding iron-sulfur cluster repair di-iron protein → MENLKNKTIGSFVAEDFRTAAVFSKYRIDFCCKGNRTVTEVCEKQNIDADALLESVSEVLKSENSGSIDFNSWPLDLLADYIEKTHHRYVEEKTNVLLPFLDKLCKVHGANHPELFKINELFIGCAGELSQHMKKEELILFPFVKRMVKTKDTDGVLHQPSFVTVSNPIAIMMHEHDNEGERFREIAALTDNYTPPADACTTYKVTFAMLKEFEADLHKHIHLENNILFPKAVILEKDFVEVE, encoded by the coding sequence ATGGAAAATTTAAAAAACAAAACAATAGGATCATTTGTGGCTGAGGATTTTAGAACCGCTGCAGTTTTTTCAAAATATAGAATAGATTTTTGCTGCAAAGGAAACCGAACAGTTACTGAAGTATGTGAAAAACAAAATATTGATGCAGATGCTTTATTAGAAAGTGTTTCGGAAGTTTTAAAATCAGAAAATAGCGGAAGCATTGATTTCAATTCATGGCCATTAGATTTATTGGCAGATTATATTGAGAAAACACATCACCGCTATGTGGAAGAAAAAACGAATGTTTTACTGCCGTTTTTAGATAAATTATGCAAAGTTCATGGAGCAAATCATCCTGAGTTATTCAAAATCAATGAGTTGTTTATTGGTTGTGCAGGAGAATTATCTCAGCACATGAAAAAAGAAGAATTGATTTTATTTCCATTTGTAAAAAGAATGGTGAAAACAAAAGATACAGACGGAGTTTTACATCAGCCATCTTTTGTAACCGTTTCCAATCCGATTGCGATCATGATGCACGAACACGATAATGAAGGCGAACGTTTTAGAGAAATCGCTGCGTTGACCGATAATTATACTCCGCCAGCAGATGCTTGTACGACTTACAAAGTGACTTTTGCCATGCTGAAAGAGTTTGAAGCTGATTTGCATAAACACATTCATTTGGAAAACAATATTTTATTTCCAAAAGCTGTGATTTTAGAAAAAGACTTTGTTGAAGTAGAATAA
- the azu gene encoding azurin produces the protein MNTKTKISVLILMGFLAVTSCGKKETTPAEPTETTETSTEGEQAPVAAATEENVLVIEGNDQMQFNVNELKAVAGKPIKLTLKHVGKIPKEAMGHNLVILQEGTDQAAFALKANDAKATDYIPESEKASIIAHTKLIGGGEEDTIEFTIDKKGSYPFICSFPGHVAMMKGVLIVE, from the coding sequence ATGAATACAAAAACCAAAATTTCAGTACTAATCCTAATGGGATTTTTAGCAGTTACTTCTTGTGGTAAAAAAGAAACAACTCCAGCTGAACCGACAGAAACAACCGAAACGTCTACCGAAGGCGAACAAGCTCCAGTAGCTGCAGCCACAGAGGAAAATGTTTTAGTTATTGAAGGAAATGACCAAATGCAATTTAATGTAAATGAATTGAAAGCTGTTGCCGGAAAACCAATCAAATTAACTTTGAAACACGTTGGTAAAATCCCGAAAGAAGCAATGGGACATAATTTAGTTATTTTACAAGAAGGAACAGACCAAGCAGCTTTTGCTTTAAAAGCGAATGATGCCAAAGCAACTGATTATATCCCAGAATCTGAAAAAGCTTCAATCATTGCGCACACTAAATTAATTGGTGGTGGAGAAGAAGATACAATCGAGTTTACAATTGATAAAAAAGGATCATATCCATTTATTTGCTCTTTCCCTGGTCACGTAGCCATGATGAAAGGTGTATTAATTGTAGAGTAA
- a CDS encoding nitric-oxide reductase large subunit: MKREKKLWLVFALVMSISFAVLGYYGYEIYQQAPPVPKEIVTDSGKAVFSESEIKDGQNIWQSIGGQEVGSIWGHGAYVAPDWTADWLHREAVFILDIYAKKDFDKKYNELDAEKQSALKVRLQKDLRTNRYDAETGVLTISENRLAAIEYLSEYYKGLFTNDPQFDKLREEYAIPKNSIKDVERMHKMNAFFFWATWATVTNRPNGDISYTHNWPSDELVGNTATTELLAWSGVSIILLILSVGILVFYHAKSGEEEEFPLPKEDPLIKQGKTKSMGLVTKYFWIVSLLMVLQMVFGIITAHYGVEGNGLYGIPIDKILPYAVTRTWHTQLAIFWIATAWLATGLYIAPAVSGKDPKFQCFGVNFLFVALLIIVLGSMVGQWFGVMQKLNLVQNFWFGHQGYEYVDLGRFWQIFLLVGLFLWLALMIRPLLPVLKKKTEEKNLIILFLVSCTAIAMFYGAGLMWGRQTNLAIAEYWRWWVVHLWVEGFFEVFATVVIAFLFVRLGLLKTKTATLNVLFATIIFMSGGILGTFHHLYFSGTPTAIMALGATFSALEVVPLTLIGFEAYQNYKISKSTQWIADYKWPIYFMISVAFWNFLGAGIFGFIINPPIALYYVQGLNTTPLHGHTALFGVYGMLGIGLVLFVLRSLYRNVTWNTKLLKITFWSLNIGLFLMAILSLLPIGVWQAVESINHGMWYARSSELMQQPTMITLKWLRAIGDSIFGIGFITMAWFVFELTLKNKK; this comes from the coding sequence ATGAAAAGAGAAAAAAAATTATGGCTGGTTTTTGCATTGGTAATGAGTATATCATTTGCAGTGCTGGGTTATTATGGTTATGAGATTTATCAGCAGGCACCACCAGTCCCAAAAGAAATTGTAACCGATTCAGGTAAAGCCGTTTTTAGTGAAAGCGAAATTAAAGACGGGCAAAATATCTGGCAAAGTATAGGTGGCCAGGAAGTGGGATCTATCTGGGGGCACGGAGCTTATGTGGCCCCAGACTGGACCGCGGATTGGTTGCACAGAGAAGCCGTTTTTATATTGGATATTTATGCTAAGAAAGATTTCGATAAAAAATATAATGAATTAGACGCCGAAAAACAATCGGCTCTTAAGGTTCGTTTGCAGAAAGACTTAAGAACCAATCGATACGATGCTGAGACAGGAGTGCTCACCATTTCTGAAAATCGTTTGGCCGCAATTGAGTATTTAAGCGAATATTATAAAGGTCTTTTTACGAATGATCCTCAATTTGATAAGTTGAGAGAAGAATATGCGATTCCGAAAAACTCGATTAAAGATGTAGAGAGAATGCATAAAATGAATGCCTTTTTCTTCTGGGCAACATGGGCAACAGTCACCAATCGTCCTAATGGAGATATTTCGTATACACACAACTGGCCGTCAGATGAATTGGTTGGAAATACCGCCACAACCGAACTTTTAGCTTGGTCTGGAGTAAGTATAATTTTACTGATTTTGAGTGTCGGAATCTTGGTTTTCTATCATGCAAAATCGGGTGAAGAAGAAGAATTTCCGCTTCCAAAAGAAGATCCGCTGATCAAGCAGGGGAAAACCAAATCGATGGGTTTGGTAACCAAATATTTCTGGATTGTAAGTCTGCTGATGGTTCTGCAGATGGTTTTCGGAATCATAACAGCGCATTATGGAGTAGAAGGAAATGGTCTATATGGAATCCCGATTGATAAAATTCTTCCTTATGCTGTAACGCGTACATGGCATACACAATTGGCGATTTTCTGGATTGCTACGGCTTGGCTGGCAACAGGATTGTATATCGCTCCAGCAGTTTCGGGTAAAGATCCTAAATTTCAATGTTTTGGTGTCAATTTCTTGTTTGTTGCACTGTTGATTATTGTTTTAGGTTCTATGGTTGGACAATGGTTTGGAGTAATGCAGAAATTAAATTTAGTTCAAAATTTCTGGTTTGGACATCAAGGTTACGAATATGTTGATTTAGGACGTTTCTGGCAGATTTTTCTTTTAGTTGGACTGTTTTTATGGCTGGCTTTAATGATTCGTCCGTTGCTTCCAGTTTTAAAGAAAAAAACAGAAGAGAAAAACCTAATCATTTTGTTTCTGGTTTCTTGTACTGCAATTGCCATGTTTTATGGAGCTGGATTAATGTGGGGAAGACAAACTAATTTAGCTATTGCTGAATATTGGAGATGGTGGGTTGTTCACCTTTGGGTTGAAGGTTTCTTTGAAGTATTTGCAACAGTTGTAATTGCCTTTCTGTTTGTTCGTTTGGGATTATTAAAAACTAAAACGGCCACTTTAAATGTGCTTTTTGCAACCATTATTTTCATGTCTGGAGGTATTTTAGGAACATTCCATCACTTGTATTTCTCAGGAACGCCAACGGCAATTATGGCTTTAGGAGCAACATTTAGCGCTTTAGAAGTGGTTCCGCTGACTTTAATAGGTTTTGAAGCGTATCAAAACTATAAAATTTCAAAATCAACACAATGGATTGCAGATTACAAATGGCCGATTTACTTTATGATTTCGGTGGCATTTTGGAATTTCCTTGGAGCCGGAATTTTCGGATTCATTATTAATCCGCCAATTGCCTTGTATTATGTTCAGGGATTAAATACAACACCATTACACGGACATACCGCTTTATTTGGAGTTTACGGAATGCTAGGAATTGGTTTGGTATTATTTGTATTGAGAAGCTTATACCGAAATGTGACTTGGAATACCAAATTGCTTAAAATTACTTTCTGGTCTTTAAATATTGGTTTATTCCTAATGGCAATCTTAAGTCTTCTTCCAATTGGAGTTTGGCAGGCTGTGGAAAGTATTAATCACGGAATGTGGTATGCTCGTTCATCAGAATTAATGCAACAGCCAACAATGATTACTTTAAAATGGCTTCGCGCTATTGGAGATTCAATTTTCGGAATCGGGTTTATAACAATGGCCTGGTTTGTATTTGAACTGACATTAAAAAACAAAAAATAA
- a CDS encoding WG repeat-containing protein: protein MRIPLLLLLFCFTFYKADAQNYSETIKKANSLYQSKDYNKSLALYEEAFKINTDEYVDIYNAACTAALANIPSKAFKYLNEAIDGGWTNVDHLKKDTDLESLHNNKNWTELFNKIQLKIDLKNLVPYRIKDKWGYSNSKGKLFIPAKYDSVNFFNEDNFFNKYVAINIINKKYCLISNDDKVIIPAQYEKLELIHKGLLIAKNKTKYGIINSKNKIVVPMIYDSIAENYEYSKNSSKEYYYLSKIGKDYFIIDAQFSVKKINKTDYDSKNHEYVMGYFPDDLKKLENEKWDYIKQNKRQIIENNKTEIDSFSTKPYEIWGAFSNLVKIYKNGKSGFVEIDELLKYKIEKLIVPQYDTIIDIRFDEPAMIPRFFLAKNGNKITVVDFNNNVLLPPIYEDYSKLGYRNIFIKDKGKYGYFDLETGTEIKPKYDFLKYSYDDLLKVKLKGKWGYINTTGFEYFKD from the coding sequence ATGAGAATACCTCTTTTACTTCTGCTTTTTTGTTTTACTTTTTATAAAGCAGATGCACAGAATTACTCGGAAACAATAAAAAAAGCCAATTCTTTATATCAGTCTAAAGACTACAATAAATCTTTAGCATTATACGAAGAAGCTTTTAAAATAAATACAGATGAATATGTAGATATTTACAATGCTGCATGTACCGCTGCTTTGGCAAATATTCCAAGTAAAGCATTTAAATATTTAAATGAAGCAATAGATGGAGGCTGGACAAATGTCGATCATTTAAAAAAAGATACGGATTTAGAAAGTTTACATAATAATAAAAACTGGACCGAATTATTCAACAAAATACAATTAAAAATAGATTTAAAAAATCTAGTTCCTTATAGAATTAAAGACAAATGGGGGTACTCAAATAGTAAAGGGAAATTATTTATACCCGCGAAATATGATTCTGTAAACTTTTTCAATGAAGACAATTTTTTCAATAAGTATGTAGCAATCAATATCATTAATAAAAAATATTGCTTAATAAGTAATGATGACAAAGTAATTATCCCTGCTCAATATGAAAAATTAGAATTGATACACAAGGGCTTGTTAATTGCTAAAAACAAAACCAAATATGGTATTATAAACAGCAAAAACAAAATTGTAGTTCCTATGATTTATGATAGCATTGCTGAAAATTATGAATACAGTAAAAATTCTTCTAAAGAATATTATTACTTATCAAAAATTGGAAAAGATTACTTTATTATTGATGCTCAGTTTAGTGTCAAAAAAATAAATAAAACAGATTACGATTCAAAAAATCACGAATACGTGATGGGTTATTTTCCAGATGATCTCAAAAAATTAGAAAACGAAAAATGGGACTATATAAAACAGAACAAACGACAAATAATAGAAAACAATAAAACGGAGATAGATTCCTTTTCGACTAAACCTTATGAAATTTGGGGAGCATTTTCTAATTTGGTTAAAATTTATAAAAATGGCAAATCTGGATTCGTTGAAATTGATGAATTGCTGAAATATAAAATAGAAAAATTGATCGTACCTCAATACGATACTATAATTGATATTCGTTTTGATGAGCCGGCTATGATTCCAAGGTTCTTTTTAGCAAAAAATGGCAATAAAATTACTGTTGTTGATTTTAATAATAATGTCCTTTTACCACCAATTTATGAAGATTACAGCAAATTAGGATATCGTAATATTTTCATTAAAGACAAAGGAAAGTATGGTTATTTTGATTTAGAAACAGGAACCGAAATCAAACCGAAATATGATTTTTTAAAATATTCTTATGACGATTTGCTGAAAGTCAAATTAAAAGGAAAATGGGGCTATATAAACACTACTGGTTTTGAATATTTTAAAGATTAG
- the nirK gene encoding copper-containing nitrite reductase, with translation MKNKNKTLSKLRVLLGLFCLLLLLGSCKKNEEKAYADIMTEGEMDAELTAPPHVPKPVGDRTAMKLKLNMEIKEQEGTMTDGVKYTYWTFGGSVPGSFIRTRVGDEVEFHLKNHPDNKLPHNIDLHAVTGPGGGATSSLVAPGHEKVFSFKVINPGLYVYHCATAPVGMHIANGMYGLILVEPEGGLPPVDKEYYVMQGDFYTQGEYGAKGLQPFDMNKAVKETPDYVVFNGKVGSLTNGNELTAKVGETVRLFVGNGGPNLVSSFHVIGEIFDSVHIEGGSTINKNVQTTLIPAGGAAIVDFKVETPGTFILVDHSIFRAFNKGALGMLKVEGKENKNIYSGTIQEGIYLPEGGTIQKMPGGSAVKTAIPKRTVAEKINIGKEIFGTTCFACHQSEGQGIPSTFPPLAKSDYLNADSKRAIKTILHGLTGEVTVNGKKYNNVMPAQNLSDDEIANVLTYIYNSWGNNKTEVTPEMVKSLR, from the coding sequence ATGAAAAACAAAAACAAAACCCTAAGCAAACTGCGTGTCCTTTTAGGTTTATTTTGTTTGCTTCTCCTCTTAGGAAGCTGCAAGAAAAACGAAGAGAAAGCTTATGCAGATATTATGACAGAAGGCGAAATGGATGCCGAACTTACTGCACCTCCTCATGTACCCAAACCTGTTGGAGACAGAACAGCGATGAAGCTAAAACTAAACATGGAAATTAAGGAACAAGAAGGTACAATGACTGATGGCGTAAAATATACCTATTGGACATTTGGAGGTTCTGTTCCGGGAAGTTTTATTAGAACTCGTGTGGGCGATGAAGTCGAATTTCACTTAAAAAACCACCCTGATAACAAACTACCTCACAATATCGATTTACATGCTGTAACAGGGCCAGGTGGTGGAGCCACTTCTTCTCTTGTAGCGCCAGGACATGAAAAAGTGTTCAGCTTTAAAGTGATAAATCCTGGATTGTATGTGTATCACTGTGCGACAGCTCCTGTAGGAATGCACATTGCAAATGGTATGTATGGATTGATTTTGGTTGAACCAGAAGGCGGACTTCCTCCTGTTGATAAAGAATATTATGTAATGCAAGGTGATTTTTACACTCAAGGTGAATACGGCGCAAAAGGTCTTCAGCCGTTTGATATGAACAAAGCCGTAAAAGAAACTCCTGATTATGTTGTTTTTAACGGAAAAGTAGGTTCTTTAACTAATGGAAATGAATTGACAGCAAAAGTTGGAGAAACGGTTCGCTTATTTGTTGGAAATGGTGGGCCAAATTTAGTTTCTTCTTTCCACGTTATTGGAGAAATTTTCGATAGTGTACATATTGAAGGTGGAAGTACAATCAATAAAAATGTGCAGACAACCTTGATTCCTGCTGGTGGTGCTGCTATTGTAGATTTTAAAGTCGAAACTCCGGGAACTTTTATTCTGGTTGATCACTCAATTTTTAGAGCATTTAATAAAGGTGCGTTGGGAATGTTGAAAGTGGAAGGAAAAGAAAATAAAAACATTTATTCTGGAACAATCCAAGAAGGTATTTACCTGCCTGAAGGTGGAACCATACAAAAAATGCCAGGCGGATCTGCTGTAAAAACTGCAATTCCAAAACGAACAGTTGCTGAGAAAATTAATATTGGTAAAGAAATTTTCGGAACAACCTGTTTTGCCTGCCATCAATCTGAAGGGCAAGGAATTCCGAGCACTTTCCCACCTTTAGCAAAATCAGATTATTTAAATGCCGATTCTAAACGCGCGATTAAAACAATCCTTCATGGCTTAACTGGAGAAGTAACCGTTAACGGTAAAAAATACAATAACGTAATGCCTGCTCAGAATTTATCTGATGATGAAATCGCAAATGTACTGACCTATATTTATAACAGTTGGGGAAATAACAAAACTGAAGTTACGCCAGAAATGGTAAAATCATTAAGATAA
- a CDS encoding NYN domain-containing protein gives MPLSNSKDLKLAVLIDADNVPYSNVKGMMEEIAKLGTPTTKRIYADWTKPNANGWKGVLLEHAITPIQQYSYTVGKNSSDSALIIDAMDLLYSGKLDGFCIVSSDSDFTRLAVRLRESGMKVIGIGEKKTPNSFIVACDRFIYIEVLDGAIQKKKPKTTATDTKKPIEKPAEKALHKIDKQTIELIEATIEDIEDDDGWAFLGDVGNLIVKKKPEFDPRNYGFSKLTPMLKSLTDILEIDERESDKKGIKHVYVRLRFN, from the coding sequence ATGCCTTTAAGCAATTCAAAAGATTTAAAACTGGCAGTCCTTATTGATGCAGACAATGTGCCATATAGCAATGTAAAAGGCATGATGGAAGAAATTGCAAAACTTGGAACGCCAACTACGAAAAGGATTTATGCCGACTGGACAAAACCAAATGCAAATGGATGGAAAGGCGTTTTACTGGAACATGCCATTACCCCTATTCAACAATATAGTTATACCGTTGGGAAAAATTCATCAGATTCTGCTCTAATTATTGATGCAATGGATTTACTTTATTCCGGAAAATTAGATGGTTTTTGCATTGTTTCCAGTGACAGCGATTTTACAAGGCTTGCTGTGAGACTTCGTGAATCGGGTATGAAAGTAATTGGTATTGGAGAAAAGAAAACGCCAAACTCGTTTATTGTGGCCTGCGACCGATTTATTTATATTGAGGTTTTGGATGGAGCTATTCAAAAGAAAAAACCTAAAACAACCGCCACTGATACCAAAAAGCCAATTGAAAAACCTGCCGAAAAAGCACTTCATAAAATTGATAAACAAACTATTGAACTTATTGAGGCTACAATCGAAGATATTGAAGATGACGATGGTTGGGCATTTTTGGGTGATGTCGGAAATCTGATCGTGAAGAAAAAACCCGAATTTGACCCTCGAAACTATGGTTTCTCTAAATTGACACCAATGCTTAAATCATTAACTGATATTCTGGAAATCGACGAAAGAGAGTCAGACAAAAAAGGAATCAAGCACGTTTATGTACGTTTAAGATTCAATTAA
- a CDS encoding SCO family protein yields MKKIAIAFLLLFSFYSCKEADNKETKAETNKEISDLSIYNLPSKWTTQNGKDIELKSLRGNVLVMVMIYTSCKAACPRLVADMRDIESKLEKKTKQHVKLILVSIDPKTDTPERLKSFAIENKMNQDPWIFLRSSEENTREFAAVLAVNYKKISPIDFSHSNIISVFNPEGELVFQQEGLGVNNEKTIETINQEAAKI; encoded by the coding sequence ATGAAAAAAATAGCAATTGCTTTTCTTCTTCTATTCTCATTTTACAGCTGTAAAGAAGCAGATAATAAAGAAACTAAAGCAGAAACAAATAAAGAAATCAGCGATTTATCAATTTATAATCTGCCATCAAAATGGACAACGCAAAATGGAAAAGACATTGAATTAAAATCGCTCAGAGGGAATGTTCTCGTAATGGTAATGATTTACACAAGCTGTAAAGCGGCATGCCCTAGATTAGTGGCCGATATGCGCGATATTGAATCAAAACTGGAGAAAAAGACAAAACAGCATGTAAAATTAATATTGGTCAGTATAGATCCGAAAACAGATACTCCCGAAAGATTAAAATCGTTTGCAATTGAAAATAAAATGAATCAAGACCCCTGGATTTTCCTTCGTTCATCTGAAGAAAACACGAGAGAGTTTGCGGCAGTTTTGGCTGTCAATTATAAAAAAATCTCTCCAATAGATTTTTCGCACTCTAATATTATTAGCGTTTTTAATCCAGAAGGAGAATTGGTATTTCAGCAAGAAGGTTTAGGAGTTAATAATGAAAAAACAATTGAAACCATAAATCAGGAAGCAGCAAAAATATAG
- a CDS encoding aminotransferase class I/II-fold pyridoxal phosphate-dependent enzyme, whose product MVKDLFERIQDNKGPLGKWASQAEGYYVFPKLEGELGPRMQFHGKNILNWSLNDYLGLANHPEVRQADTDAAIQFGAAYPMGARMMSGHTTYHEQLENELAEFVMKESAYLLNFGYQGMVSIIDALVTKNDIIVYDVDSHACIIDGVRLHMGKRFTYKHNDLESMEKNLQRATKMAEETGGGILFITEGVFGMRGQQGKLKEIVALKEKYNFRLLVDDAHGFGTLGKTGAGAGEEQGVQDEIDVYFSTFAKSMANIGAFVAADKTVIDYLKYNLRSQMFAKALPMIQTIGSLKRLELLRKSSAIKDKLWENVNALQNGLKEKGFNIGDTNTCITPVYLEGSIPEAMVMVNDLRENYGIFLSIVVYPVIPKGIILLRMIPTASHTLEDIEETLTAFEAIREKLTNGTYKEIAERTTVDVS is encoded by the coding sequence ATGGTAAAAGATTTATTCGAAAGAATTCAGGACAATAAAGGACCTTTAGGAAAATGGGCTTCTCAAGCAGAAGGTTATTATGTTTTCCCAAAGTTAGAAGGAGAGTTGGGTCCTAGAATGCAATTTCACGGAAAAAATATTTTAAACTGGAGTTTAAATGATTATTTAGGTTTAGCTAATCATCCAGAGGTTCGTCAGGCAGATACAGATGCAGCAATTCAGTTTGGTGCAGCTTATCCGATGGGAGCTCGTATGATGTCTGGACACACTACGTACCACGAACAATTAGAAAATGAGTTAGCTGAATTCGTAATGAAAGAATCTGCTTATTTATTGAATTTTGGTTACCAAGGAATGGTGTCTATTATTGATGCTTTGGTTACTAAAAATGACATTATTGTTTATGATGTTGATTCGCATGCTTGTATCATTGATGGTGTTCGTTTACACATGGGTAAGCGTTTCACATACAAACACAATGATCTTGAAAGTATGGAGAAAAACTTGCAGCGTGCTACTAAAATGGCAGAAGAAACAGGTGGAGGTATTTTATTTATTACTGAAGGTGTTTTTGGAATGCGCGGACAGCAAGGGAAATTAAAAGAAATCGTTGCTTTAAAAGAAAAATACAATTTCAGACTTTTGGTAGATGATGCTCACGGATTTGGTACATTAGGTAAAACTGGTGCTGGAGCAGGTGAGGAGCAAGGAGTTCAAGATGAAATCGATGTTTATTTCTCTACTTTTGCAAAATCTATGGCTAATATCGGAGCTTTCGTAGCGGCTGATAAAACGGTTATCGATTATTTGAAATACAACTTGCGTTCTCAAATGTTTGCTAAAGCATTACCAATGATTCAGACAATTGGTTCTTTGAAACGTTTAGAATTATTGCGTAAATCTTCTGCAATTAAAGATAAGCTTTGGGAAAACGTAAATGCATTGCAAAACGGTCTTAAAGAAAAAGGATTTAATATTGGAGATACCAATACTTGTATTACTCCAGTTTACTTAGAAGGAAGTATTCCTGAGGCAATGGTAATGGTAAACGATTTAAGAGAAAATTATGGTATTTTCCTTTCTATTGTTGTTTATCCAGTTATTCCAAAAGGAATTATCTTATTGAGAATGATCCCGACAGCTTCACATACATTAGAAGATATCGAAGAGACTTTAACAGCTTTTGAGGCAATCCGTGAGAAATTGACAAACGGAACTTATAAAGAAATTGCAGAACGTACAACTGTTGACGTTTCGTAA